One genomic window of Sebastes umbrosus isolate fSebUmb1 chromosome 15, fSebUmb1.pri, whole genome shotgun sequence includes the following:
- the anln gene encoding anillin isoform X4, producing MDPFTEKLLERTRARRENLQKKMADRPNAANRQMAKRPREPLADTNSVISEAFIDKVPQVSSKPSPSKRKCSEENVQPAAGEENQEPVMTQAVAPMLSDPPTDKKPPVGPASVRSSSSLEKTATRPAVQPQPGQLKAPEPEKMAVTPAPNPPSSREVETVPASSALQRNKEDLVEVTAPSAAGMKSRLQRLAEKRKCWDGDDTSDEVPDCAPLSLLKRQAEEVPPAVVPTVSSGTPMGRRGRLANLAATIGTWEDDLSHANIPHEDAKEKPGTAVPKFAVRSATVAAGTKPGAAGNVVASSTASSKYTPSSQQFLSAPVKPSRVDLPSLQKADIPAARPALKSLASPQKSSSQGTTFPSSPQKSSLQGTAFPSSPQKSAPSSSTTVPQSPLKNQALSRGLNLTSSPQKPELRAKPTIAGPCTPQEIATAGAPGVKSFLERFGERCQQRTNQSSPAGGATHTKTPTVTPSVTPNTRLAQERFRAAQAAQTTTADLTQRQKLERESELAQIRGRFQKGNNMWKNKDGAAETNKNTDIKEQLNKPVEAEVAPCEPQDEPTAPSTDRADTPTKCPPPAGHGLMISPPASTSSPLRVVSHAVEKTTDETPEEEEEVVKEIEMNVDQSINSAVINELFDAVLEQSDDDDEEEEDALNISSMSLLTPLAETVAAVVKSPERRMMTSTPASSFIVKSNAQDNVSKPSKFQRTNMTRAASSDSVEALDEDHKLPYSIDAYRSIRVKECERPDVKQVIVRKEDVSHRAEEPRGSSVFNIKQKMKILTNELNLQQTVIHQASQALNCCTDEEHGKGSQVEAEAERLLLVATERREALKAELDRLKGDPTGQKKASAAPERTSMSASKGSITLQEFRLPLKADFVCSIANKPESTKHSFFMMIRAGAENTVATPLASTHHGLSGDTLSFPTKFTMSDVSSDFKIDIEVYSLVQKRDVCNDKKKKPSKSKAITPKRFLAITKSAHTPVMASPGGPNAIRTSNFVLVGSHKLTLSSIGTNKFPLEKINYEGSERELLNDMFPTKVPFLCPLEGHVYLKMQCEVGSKVEEKGFLTMFEDVSGFGAWHRRWCVLSGYCISYWTYPDDEKRKNPIGRINLANCTSKKVEPANREFCARPNTFELITVRPQREDDKETLVSQCKNTMCVTKNWLCADTKDERNLWMRKLTQIVVDLRMWQPDACYRPL from the exons ATGGATCCATTTACTGAG AAACTGTTGGAGCGGACCCGGGCTCGCCGAGAAAACCTGCAGAAGAAAATGGCAGATAGACCAAATGCAGCAAACAGACAAATGGCCAAAAGGCCCAGAGAGCCGCTGGCTGACACCAACAGTGTGATCAGTGAGGCATTCATTGATAAAG TTCCACAGGTGTCCTCCAAGCCCTCCCCCTCAAAGCGCAAGTGCTCAGAAGAAAATGTTCAGCCTGCAGCCGGTGAGGAGAACCAGGAGCCAGTGATGACACAAGCTGTGGCTCCTATGCTCTCCGATCCTCCCACAGACAAGAAACCCCCGGTGGGGCCTGCCAGCGTTCGATCCAGCTCGTCCCTGGAGAAGACCGCTACCCGGCCTGCTGTCCAGCCTCAGCCAGGCCAGCTGAAAGCTCCAGAGCCAGAGAAGATGGCCGTCACCCCGGCACCTAATCCTCCCAGCAGCAGGGAAGTAGAGACGGTGCCTGCCAGTTCAGCCCTGCAGAGGAACAAGGAGGACCTGGTGGAAGTCACAGCTCCATCTGCTGCTGGCATGAAGTCTCGTCTGCAGAGGCTGGCAGAGAAGAGAAAGTGCTGGGATGGCGATG ACACCTCTGATGAAGTTCCCGACTGCGCTCCCCTATCCCTGTTGAAGAGGCAAGCTGAGGAGGTCCCACCAGCTGTTGTCCCCACCGTGTCCTCGGGAACCCCAATGGGGAGGAGAGGCAGACTCGCTAACCTCGCTGCCACCATTGGAACCTGGGAAGACGACCTAAGCCATGCTAACATTCCCCATGAGGATGCAAAAGAGAAGCCTGGCACAGCTGTTCCCAAGTTTGCGGTCAGAAGCGCTACCGTGGCTGCCGGCACTAAACCAGGTGCTGCAGGCAATGTGGTGGCCAGTTCAACTGCAAGCAGCAAGTACACACCCAGCTCTCAG CAGTTCCTGTCTGCTCCAGTAAAGCCAAGCCGAGTGGATCTTCCAAGCCTTCAGAAGGCTGACATTCCTGCAGCCAGGCCAGCACTCAAGTCACTAGCCAGTCCTCAGAAGAGTTCCAGCCAGGGGACGACCTTCCCCTCTAGTCCCCAGAAGAGCTCCCTCCAGGGAACAGCATTCCCATCCAGTCCCCAGAAGTCCGCCCCGTCCTCCTCAACTACAGTGCCTCAAAGTCCCCTGAAGAACCAGGCCCTCTCCAGAGGTCTCAACCTCACCTCCAGCCCCCAGAAACCAGAACTCCGTGCCAAGCCCACTATTGCTGGCCCCTGTACCCCTCAGGAAATTGCCACTGCTGGAGCACCTG GTGTAAAATCTTTTCTGGAGCGCTTTGGAGAGAGGTGCCAGCAGCGTACCAACCAGAGCTCCCCAGCAGGGGGCGCCACCCACACCAAGACTCCCACTGTAACTCCATCAGTCACACCAAACACCAGACTGGCACAGGAGAGGTTCAGAGCTGCCCAGGCTGCACAAACCACCACTGCTGATCTCACCCAAAGACAGAAGCTG GAGCGTGAGTCTGAGCTGGCTCAGATTCGCGGTCGCTTTCAGAAGGGGAACAATATgtggaaaaacaaagatggagCAGCAGAAAccaataaaaacacagacatcaaG GAACAGCTTAACAAGCCTGTGGAGGCTGAAGTTGCCCCATGTGAGCCACAGGATGAACCCACAGCGCCCTCTACTGACCGTGCGGATACACCCACAAAGTGCCCTCCTCCAG CAGGTCATGGGTTGATGATCTCACCGCCTGCCTCAACATCCAGTCCTCTGAGGGTGGTCAGCCATGCTGTAGAGAAAACAACCGATGAAACcccagaggaagaagaggaggtggtCAAGGAGATTGAGATGAATGTGGACCAGTCCATCAACTCTGCAGTTATCAACGAGCTGTTTGATGCAGTCCTGGAGcagagtgatgatgatgatgaggaggaggaagatgctttgaatatctcctccatgtccctcctcactCCACTAGCAGAGACTGTGGCTGCTGTGGTGAAGAGTCCAGAGAGAAGAATGATG ACGTCAACTCCGGCCAGCTCATTCATCGTAAAGAGCAACGCTCAAGACAACGTTTCCAAACCTAGCAAGTTCCAGAGAACCAACATGACGCGGGCTGCCTCCTCAGACAGCGTTGAGGCCTTAGACGAGGACCACAAACTGCCATATAG CATTGATGCATACAGGTCCATCAGGGTGAAGGAGTGCGAGAGACCCGACGTGAAACAGGTGATTGTGAGAAAAGAGGACGTTTCTCACAGAGCGGAGGAACCCAGAGGATCCAGTGTCTTCAATATCAAACAGAAGATGAAG ATTCTGACAAATGAGCTGAACCTGCAACAGACAGTCATTCATCAGGCCAGTCAGGCGCTGAACTGCTGCACAGACGAAGAGCACGGCAAAGGATCCCAGGTGGAGGCTGAGGCGGagaggctgctgctggtggCAA CGGAGAGGAGGGAAGCGTTGAAGGCAGAGCTGGACCGTCTGAAAGGAGACCCAACAGGCCAGAAAAAGGCCTCTGCAGCCCCAGAACGTACCAGCATGTCTGCATCCAAGGGCTCCATCACCCTGCAGGAGTTCCGCCTGCCACTCAAGGCAGACTTTGTTTGCTCCATCGCCAACAAGCCAG AGTCAACCAAACATTCCTTCTTCATGATGATTCGTGCCGGAGCAGAGAACACTGTGGCCACACCGTTAGCCAGCACACACCACGGCCTCAGTGGGGACACCCTGTCTTTCCCCACCAAGTTCACCAT GTCTGATGTCTCCAGTGACTTTAAAATTGACATTGAGGTCTATAGCTTG GTGCAGAAGCGTGACGTCTGCaatgacaagaagaagaaaccgAGCAAGTCAAAG GCTATCACTCCAAAGAGATTCCTCGCCATCACC AAAAGTGCCCACACACCAG TTATGGCCAGTCCAGGAGGCCCCAATGCTATTCGCACCAGTAACTTCGTCCTGGTCGGATCTCACAAGCTCACCCTGTCCTCCATTGGGACAAACAAATTTCCTTTGGAGAAG ATCAATTATGAAGGAAGTGAAAGAGAACTGCTCAATGACATGTTTCCTACCAAG GTGCCATTCCTGTGCCCTCTGGAGGGCCACGTCTACCTCAAGATGCAGTGTGAAGTTGGCTCAAAAGTGGAGGAGAAAGGCTTCCTG ACGATGTTTGAAGATGTAAGTGGATTTGGAGCCTGGCACAGAAGGTGGTGTGTCTTGTCAGGATACTGCATCTCCTACTGGACCTACCCAGACGATGAGAAGCGCAAG AATCCTATTGGTCGCATCAACCTGGCTAACTGCACCAGTAAGAAGGTGGAACCAGCCAACAGAGAGTTTTGTGCCAGACCCAACACATTTGAGCTCATCACAGTCAGACCACAAAGAGAGGATGACAAAGAAACGCTCGTCAGCCAGTGCAAGAATACCATGTGTGTCACCAA GAACTGGCTGTGTGCGGACACTAAGGACGAGAGGAACCTGTGGATGAGGAAACTGACCCAGATTGTGGTGGATCTGCGTATGTGGCAACCAGACGCCTGTTACAGGCCACTGTAA
- the anln gene encoding anillin isoform X6, which yields MDPFTEKLLERTRARRENLQKKMADRPNAANRQMAKRPREPLADTNSVISEAFIDKVPQVSSKPSPSKRKCSEENVQPAAGEENQEPVMTQAVAPMLSDPPTDKKPPVGPASVRSSSSLEKTATRPAVQPQPGQLKAPEPEKMAVTPAPNPPSSREVETVPASSALQRNKEDLVEVTAPSAAGMKSRLQRLAEKRKCWDGDDTSDEVPDCAPLSLLKRQAEEVPPAVVPTVSSGTPMGRRGRLANLAATIGTWEDDLSHANIPHEDAKEKPGTAVPKFAVRSATVAAGTKPGAAGNVVASSTASSKYTPSSQQFLSAPVKPSRVDLPSLQKADIPAARPALKSLASPQKSSSQGTTFPSSPQKSSLQGTAFPSSPQKSAPSSSTTVPQSPLKNQALSRGLNLTSSPQKPELRAKPTIAGPCTPQEIATAGAPGVKSFLERFGERCQQRTNQSSPAGGATHTKTPTVTPSVTPNTRLAQERFRAAQAAQTTTADLTQRQKLERESELAQIRGRFQKGNNMWKNKDGAAETNKNTDIKEQLNKPVEAEVAPCEPQDEPTAPSTDRADTPTKCPPPAGHGLMISPPASTSSPLRVVSHAVEKTTDETPEEEEEVVKEIEMNVDQSINSAVINELFDAVLEQSDDDDEEEEDALNISSMSLLTPLAETVAAVVKSPERRMMTSTPASSFIVKSNAQDNVSKPSKFQRTNMTRAASSDSVEALDEDHKLPYSIDAYRSIRVKECERPDVKQVIVRKEDVSHRAEEPRGSSVFNIKQKMKILTNELNLQQTVIHQASQALNCCTDEEHGKGSQVEAEAERLLLVATERREALKAELDRLKGDPTGQKKASAAPERTSMSASKGSITLQEFRLPLKADFVCSIANKPESTKHSFFMMIRAGAENTVATPLASTHHGLSGDTLSFPTKFTMSDVSSDFKIDIEVYSLVQKRDVCNDKKKKPSKSKAITPKRFLAITKSAHTPVMASPGGPNAIRTSNFVLVGSHKLTLSSIGTNKFPLEKVPFLCPLEGHVYLKMQCEVGSKVEEKGFLTMFEDVSGFGAWHRRWCVLSGYCISYWTYPDDEKRKNPIGRINLANCTSKKVEPANREFCARPNTFELITVRPQREDDKETLVSQCKNTMCVTKNWLCADTKDERNLWMRKLTQIVVDLRMWQPDACYRPL from the exons ATGGATCCATTTACTGAG AAACTGTTGGAGCGGACCCGGGCTCGCCGAGAAAACCTGCAGAAGAAAATGGCAGATAGACCAAATGCAGCAAACAGACAAATGGCCAAAAGGCCCAGAGAGCCGCTGGCTGACACCAACAGTGTGATCAGTGAGGCATTCATTGATAAAG TTCCACAGGTGTCCTCCAAGCCCTCCCCCTCAAAGCGCAAGTGCTCAGAAGAAAATGTTCAGCCTGCAGCCGGTGAGGAGAACCAGGAGCCAGTGATGACACAAGCTGTGGCTCCTATGCTCTCCGATCCTCCCACAGACAAGAAACCCCCGGTGGGGCCTGCCAGCGTTCGATCCAGCTCGTCCCTGGAGAAGACCGCTACCCGGCCTGCTGTCCAGCCTCAGCCAGGCCAGCTGAAAGCTCCAGAGCCAGAGAAGATGGCCGTCACCCCGGCACCTAATCCTCCCAGCAGCAGGGAAGTAGAGACGGTGCCTGCCAGTTCAGCCCTGCAGAGGAACAAGGAGGACCTGGTGGAAGTCACAGCTCCATCTGCTGCTGGCATGAAGTCTCGTCTGCAGAGGCTGGCAGAGAAGAGAAAGTGCTGGGATGGCGATG ACACCTCTGATGAAGTTCCCGACTGCGCTCCCCTATCCCTGTTGAAGAGGCAAGCTGAGGAGGTCCCACCAGCTGTTGTCCCCACCGTGTCCTCGGGAACCCCAATGGGGAGGAGAGGCAGACTCGCTAACCTCGCTGCCACCATTGGAACCTGGGAAGACGACCTAAGCCATGCTAACATTCCCCATGAGGATGCAAAAGAGAAGCCTGGCACAGCTGTTCCCAAGTTTGCGGTCAGAAGCGCTACCGTGGCTGCCGGCACTAAACCAGGTGCTGCAGGCAATGTGGTGGCCAGTTCAACTGCAAGCAGCAAGTACACACCCAGCTCTCAG CAGTTCCTGTCTGCTCCAGTAAAGCCAAGCCGAGTGGATCTTCCAAGCCTTCAGAAGGCTGACATTCCTGCAGCCAGGCCAGCACTCAAGTCACTAGCCAGTCCTCAGAAGAGTTCCAGCCAGGGGACGACCTTCCCCTCTAGTCCCCAGAAGAGCTCCCTCCAGGGAACAGCATTCCCATCCAGTCCCCAGAAGTCCGCCCCGTCCTCCTCAACTACAGTGCCTCAAAGTCCCCTGAAGAACCAGGCCCTCTCCAGAGGTCTCAACCTCACCTCCAGCCCCCAGAAACCAGAACTCCGTGCCAAGCCCACTATTGCTGGCCCCTGTACCCCTCAGGAAATTGCCACTGCTGGAGCACCTG GTGTAAAATCTTTTCTGGAGCGCTTTGGAGAGAGGTGCCAGCAGCGTACCAACCAGAGCTCCCCAGCAGGGGGCGCCACCCACACCAAGACTCCCACTGTAACTCCATCAGTCACACCAAACACCAGACTGGCACAGGAGAGGTTCAGAGCTGCCCAGGCTGCACAAACCACCACTGCTGATCTCACCCAAAGACAGAAGCTG GAGCGTGAGTCTGAGCTGGCTCAGATTCGCGGTCGCTTTCAGAAGGGGAACAATATgtggaaaaacaaagatggagCAGCAGAAAccaataaaaacacagacatcaaG GAACAGCTTAACAAGCCTGTGGAGGCTGAAGTTGCCCCATGTGAGCCACAGGATGAACCCACAGCGCCCTCTACTGACCGTGCGGATACACCCACAAAGTGCCCTCCTCCAG CAGGTCATGGGTTGATGATCTCACCGCCTGCCTCAACATCCAGTCCTCTGAGGGTGGTCAGCCATGCTGTAGAGAAAACAACCGATGAAACcccagaggaagaagaggaggtggtCAAGGAGATTGAGATGAATGTGGACCAGTCCATCAACTCTGCAGTTATCAACGAGCTGTTTGATGCAGTCCTGGAGcagagtgatgatgatgatgaggaggaggaagatgctttgaatatctcctccatgtccctcctcactCCACTAGCAGAGACTGTGGCTGCTGTGGTGAAGAGTCCAGAGAGAAGAATGATG ACGTCAACTCCGGCCAGCTCATTCATCGTAAAGAGCAACGCTCAAGACAACGTTTCCAAACCTAGCAAGTTCCAGAGAACCAACATGACGCGGGCTGCCTCCTCAGACAGCGTTGAGGCCTTAGACGAGGACCACAAACTGCCATATAG CATTGATGCATACAGGTCCATCAGGGTGAAGGAGTGCGAGAGACCCGACGTGAAACAGGTGATTGTGAGAAAAGAGGACGTTTCTCACAGAGCGGAGGAACCCAGAGGATCCAGTGTCTTCAATATCAAACAGAAGATGAAG ATTCTGACAAATGAGCTGAACCTGCAACAGACAGTCATTCATCAGGCCAGTCAGGCGCTGAACTGCTGCACAGACGAAGAGCACGGCAAAGGATCCCAGGTGGAGGCTGAGGCGGagaggctgctgctggtggCAA CGGAGAGGAGGGAAGCGTTGAAGGCAGAGCTGGACCGTCTGAAAGGAGACCCAACAGGCCAGAAAAAGGCCTCTGCAGCCCCAGAACGTACCAGCATGTCTGCATCCAAGGGCTCCATCACCCTGCAGGAGTTCCGCCTGCCACTCAAGGCAGACTTTGTTTGCTCCATCGCCAACAAGCCAG AGTCAACCAAACATTCCTTCTTCATGATGATTCGTGCCGGAGCAGAGAACACTGTGGCCACACCGTTAGCCAGCACACACCACGGCCTCAGTGGGGACACCCTGTCTTTCCCCACCAAGTTCACCAT GTCTGATGTCTCCAGTGACTTTAAAATTGACATTGAGGTCTATAGCTTG GTGCAGAAGCGTGACGTCTGCaatgacaagaagaagaaaccgAGCAAGTCAAAG GCTATCACTCCAAAGAGATTCCTCGCCATCACC AAAAGTGCCCACACACCAG TTATGGCCAGTCCAGGAGGCCCCAATGCTATTCGCACCAGTAACTTCGTCCTGGTCGGATCTCACAAGCTCACCCTGTCCTCCATTGGGACAAACAAATTTCCTTTGGAGAAG GTGCCATTCCTGTGCCCTCTGGAGGGCCACGTCTACCTCAAGATGCAGTGTGAAGTTGGCTCAAAAGTGGAGGAGAAAGGCTTCCTG ACGATGTTTGAAGATGTAAGTGGATTTGGAGCCTGGCACAGAAGGTGGTGTGTCTTGTCAGGATACTGCATCTCCTACTGGACCTACCCAGACGATGAGAAGCGCAAG AATCCTATTGGTCGCATCAACCTGGCTAACTGCACCAGTAAGAAGGTGGAACCAGCCAACAGAGAGTTTTGTGCCAGACCCAACACATTTGAGCTCATCACAGTCAGACCACAAAGAGAGGATGACAAAGAAACGCTCGTCAGCCAGTGCAAGAATACCATGTGTGTCACCAA GAACTGGCTGTGTGCGGACACTAAGGACGAGAGGAACCTGTGGATGAGGAAACTGACCCAGATTGTGGTGGATCTGCGTATGTGGCAACCAGACGCCTGTTACAGGCCACTGTAA
- the anln gene encoding anillin isoform X1, whose product MDPFTEKLLERTRARRENLQKKMADRPNAANRQMAKRPREPLADTNSVISEAFIDKVPQVSSKPSPSKRKCSEENVQPAAGEENQEPVMTQAVAPMLSDPPTDKKPPVGPASVRSSSSLEKTATRPAVQPQPGQLKAPEPEKMAVTPAPNPPSSREVETVPASSALQRNKEDLVEVTAPSAAGMKSRLQRLAEKRKCWDGDDTSDEVPDCAPLSLLKRQAEEVPPAVVPTVSSGTPMGRRGRLANLAATIGTWEDDLSHANIPHEDAKEKPGTAVPKFAVRSATVAAGTKPGAAGNVVASSTASSKYTPSSQQFLSAPVKPSRVDLPSLQKADIPAARPALKSLASPQKSSSQGTTFPSSPQKSSLQGTAFPSSPQKSAPSSSTTVPQSPLKNQALSRGLNLTSSPQKPELRAKPTIAGPCTPQEIATAGAPGVKSFLERFGERCQQRTNQSSPAGGATHTKTPTVTPSVTPNTRLAQERFRAAQAAQTTTADLTQRQKLERESELAQIRGRFQKGNNMWKNKDGAAETNKNTDIKEQLNKPVEAEVAPCEPQDEPTAPSTDRADTPTKCPPPAGHGLMISPPASTSSPLRVVSHAVEKTTDETPEEEEEVVKEIEMNVDQSINSAVINELFDAVLEQSDDDDEEEEDALNISSMSLLTPLAETVAAVVKSPERRMMTSTPASSFIVKSNAQDNVSKPSKFQRTNMTRAASSDSVEALDEDHKLPYSIDAYRSIRVKECERPDVKQVIVRKEDVSHRAEEPRGSSVFNIKQKMKILTNELNLQQTVIHQASQALNCCTDEEHGKGSQVEAEAERLLLVATERREALKAELDRLKGDPTGQKKASAAPERTSMSASKGSITLQEFRLPLKADFVCSIANKPESTKHSFFMMIRAGAENTVATPLASTHHGLSGDTLSFPTKFTMSDVSSDFKIDIEVYSLVQKRDVCNDKKKKPSKSKIIWRQVHEAHDLCMSAITPKRFLAITKSAHTPVMASPGGPNAIRTSNFVLVGSHKLTLSSIGTNKFPLEKINYEGSERELLNDMFPTKVPFLCPLEGHVYLKMQCEVGSKVEEKGFLTMFEDVSGFGAWHRRWCVLSGYCISYWTYPDDEKRKNPIGRINLANCTSKKVEPANREFCARPNTFELITVRPQREDDKETLVSQCKNTMCVTKNWLCADTKDERNLWMRKLTQIVVDLRMWQPDACYRPL is encoded by the exons ATGGATCCATTTACTGAG AAACTGTTGGAGCGGACCCGGGCTCGCCGAGAAAACCTGCAGAAGAAAATGGCAGATAGACCAAATGCAGCAAACAGACAAATGGCCAAAAGGCCCAGAGAGCCGCTGGCTGACACCAACAGTGTGATCAGTGAGGCATTCATTGATAAAG TTCCACAGGTGTCCTCCAAGCCCTCCCCCTCAAAGCGCAAGTGCTCAGAAGAAAATGTTCAGCCTGCAGCCGGTGAGGAGAACCAGGAGCCAGTGATGACACAAGCTGTGGCTCCTATGCTCTCCGATCCTCCCACAGACAAGAAACCCCCGGTGGGGCCTGCCAGCGTTCGATCCAGCTCGTCCCTGGAGAAGACCGCTACCCGGCCTGCTGTCCAGCCTCAGCCAGGCCAGCTGAAAGCTCCAGAGCCAGAGAAGATGGCCGTCACCCCGGCACCTAATCCTCCCAGCAGCAGGGAAGTAGAGACGGTGCCTGCCAGTTCAGCCCTGCAGAGGAACAAGGAGGACCTGGTGGAAGTCACAGCTCCATCTGCTGCTGGCATGAAGTCTCGTCTGCAGAGGCTGGCAGAGAAGAGAAAGTGCTGGGATGGCGATG ACACCTCTGATGAAGTTCCCGACTGCGCTCCCCTATCCCTGTTGAAGAGGCAAGCTGAGGAGGTCCCACCAGCTGTTGTCCCCACCGTGTCCTCGGGAACCCCAATGGGGAGGAGAGGCAGACTCGCTAACCTCGCTGCCACCATTGGAACCTGGGAAGACGACCTAAGCCATGCTAACATTCCCCATGAGGATGCAAAAGAGAAGCCTGGCACAGCTGTTCCCAAGTTTGCGGTCAGAAGCGCTACCGTGGCTGCCGGCACTAAACCAGGTGCTGCAGGCAATGTGGTGGCCAGTTCAACTGCAAGCAGCAAGTACACACCCAGCTCTCAG CAGTTCCTGTCTGCTCCAGTAAAGCCAAGCCGAGTGGATCTTCCAAGCCTTCAGAAGGCTGACATTCCTGCAGCCAGGCCAGCACTCAAGTCACTAGCCAGTCCTCAGAAGAGTTCCAGCCAGGGGACGACCTTCCCCTCTAGTCCCCAGAAGAGCTCCCTCCAGGGAACAGCATTCCCATCCAGTCCCCAGAAGTCCGCCCCGTCCTCCTCAACTACAGTGCCTCAAAGTCCCCTGAAGAACCAGGCCCTCTCCAGAGGTCTCAACCTCACCTCCAGCCCCCAGAAACCAGAACTCCGTGCCAAGCCCACTATTGCTGGCCCCTGTACCCCTCAGGAAATTGCCACTGCTGGAGCACCTG GTGTAAAATCTTTTCTGGAGCGCTTTGGAGAGAGGTGCCAGCAGCGTACCAACCAGAGCTCCCCAGCAGGGGGCGCCACCCACACCAAGACTCCCACTGTAACTCCATCAGTCACACCAAACACCAGACTGGCACAGGAGAGGTTCAGAGCTGCCCAGGCTGCACAAACCACCACTGCTGATCTCACCCAAAGACAGAAGCTG GAGCGTGAGTCTGAGCTGGCTCAGATTCGCGGTCGCTTTCAGAAGGGGAACAATATgtggaaaaacaaagatggagCAGCAGAAAccaataaaaacacagacatcaaG GAACAGCTTAACAAGCCTGTGGAGGCTGAAGTTGCCCCATGTGAGCCACAGGATGAACCCACAGCGCCCTCTACTGACCGTGCGGATACACCCACAAAGTGCCCTCCTCCAG CAGGTCATGGGTTGATGATCTCACCGCCTGCCTCAACATCCAGTCCTCTGAGGGTGGTCAGCCATGCTGTAGAGAAAACAACCGATGAAACcccagaggaagaagaggaggtggtCAAGGAGATTGAGATGAATGTGGACCAGTCCATCAACTCTGCAGTTATCAACGAGCTGTTTGATGCAGTCCTGGAGcagagtgatgatgatgatgaggaggaggaagatgctttgaatatctcctccatgtccctcctcactCCACTAGCAGAGACTGTGGCTGCTGTGGTGAAGAGTCCAGAGAGAAGAATGATG ACGTCAACTCCGGCCAGCTCATTCATCGTAAAGAGCAACGCTCAAGACAACGTTTCCAAACCTAGCAAGTTCCAGAGAACCAACATGACGCGGGCTGCCTCCTCAGACAGCGTTGAGGCCTTAGACGAGGACCACAAACTGCCATATAG CATTGATGCATACAGGTCCATCAGGGTGAAGGAGTGCGAGAGACCCGACGTGAAACAGGTGATTGTGAGAAAAGAGGACGTTTCTCACAGAGCGGAGGAACCCAGAGGATCCAGTGTCTTCAATATCAAACAGAAGATGAAG ATTCTGACAAATGAGCTGAACCTGCAACAGACAGTCATTCATCAGGCCAGTCAGGCGCTGAACTGCTGCACAGACGAAGAGCACGGCAAAGGATCCCAGGTGGAGGCTGAGGCGGagaggctgctgctggtggCAA CGGAGAGGAGGGAAGCGTTGAAGGCAGAGCTGGACCGTCTGAAAGGAGACCCAACAGGCCAGAAAAAGGCCTCTGCAGCCCCAGAACGTACCAGCATGTCTGCATCCAAGGGCTCCATCACCCTGCAGGAGTTCCGCCTGCCACTCAAGGCAGACTTTGTTTGCTCCATCGCCAACAAGCCAG AGTCAACCAAACATTCCTTCTTCATGATGATTCGTGCCGGAGCAGAGAACACTGTGGCCACACCGTTAGCCAGCACACACCACGGCCTCAGTGGGGACACCCTGTCTTTCCCCACCAAGTTCACCAT GTCTGATGTCTCCAGTGACTTTAAAATTGACATTGAGGTCTATAGCTTG GTGCAGAAGCGTGACGTCTGCaatgacaagaagaagaaaccgAGCAAGTCAAAG ataATATGGAGACAGGTTCATGAGGCCCATGATTTGTGTATGTCG GCTATCACTCCAAAGAGATTCCTCGCCATCACC AAAAGTGCCCACACACCAG TTATGGCCAGTCCAGGAGGCCCCAATGCTATTCGCACCAGTAACTTCGTCCTGGTCGGATCTCACAAGCTCACCCTGTCCTCCATTGGGACAAACAAATTTCCTTTGGAGAAG ATCAATTATGAAGGAAGTGAAAGAGAACTGCTCAATGACATGTTTCCTACCAAG GTGCCATTCCTGTGCCCTCTGGAGGGCCACGTCTACCTCAAGATGCAGTGTGAAGTTGGCTCAAAAGTGGAGGAGAAAGGCTTCCTG ACGATGTTTGAAGATGTAAGTGGATTTGGAGCCTGGCACAGAAGGTGGTGTGTCTTGTCAGGATACTGCATCTCCTACTGGACCTACCCAGACGATGAGAAGCGCAAG AATCCTATTGGTCGCATCAACCTGGCTAACTGCACCAGTAAGAAGGTGGAACCAGCCAACAGAGAGTTTTGTGCCAGACCCAACACATTTGAGCTCATCACAGTCAGACCACAAAGAGAGGATGACAAAGAAACGCTCGTCAGCCAGTGCAAGAATACCATGTGTGTCACCAA GAACTGGCTGTGTGCGGACACTAAGGACGAGAGGAACCTGTGGATGAGGAAACTGACCCAGATTGTGGTGGATCTGCGTATGTGGCAACCAGACGCCTGTTACAGGCCACTGTAA